In a genomic window of Tissierella sp. Yu-01:
- the rpsP gene encoding 30S ribosomal protein S16, with amino-acid sequence MAVKIRLKRMGAKKSPFYRIVVADSRSPRDGRFIEEIGYYNPLTEPKTVKFDNEKAIKWIKNGAKPTDTVERLFKENGLFENEDNKSEE; translated from the coding sequence ATGGCAGTTAAAATCAGATTAAAAAGAATGGGTGCTAAGAAAAGCCCTTTTTATAGAATAGTTGTAGCTGATTCCCGTTCTCCAAGAGATGGTAGATTTATTGAGGAGATAGGATATTATAATCCATTAACAGAACCTAAAACAGTTAAGTTTGATAATGAAAAGGCTATAAAATGGATAAAAAATGGCGCTAAACCTACAGATACAGTAGAAAGATTATTTAAAGAAAATGGATTATTTGAAAATGAAGACAATAAATCTGAGGAATAA